ACACCAGGCGGATTTCGTACAGGCCGGCCTTGTCCACCTGCAGGGTGTAGTCCTGCGAGTCACTGGCCAGCATGTCCACGATTTCGCCACTGCCCGCCAACGGCTTGCCGTCGTAGGGTTTCAGCTTCTCGGCGCGCAGGCGATACGGACCAAAGGCGGTCGGGCCATCGGCATTGACCGCCACCTGGTAGGTGCCGCCGCCATTGGCACGGAACGCCAGCGAGACGTCGCCTTCGCGTTCGTAACCGGTGTTGCTGGTGGAAACAAGGCTGCCGTTGTTGAACACGGCGATCGAGCCGCTGAGGGCACCGGTGAGCTTCAGGCCGACCAGATCCTTGTCTTCCAGCTTGATCTGGTAGAGCTGGTGATGGCTGCCGTCGTTGAAGTTGATGCCGCTGCGCGAGGTGATCTCGCCGGACACCGGCTTGTCGAAATCGAGCGACGCGGCCTTGCCTGCGTCACCACTGCTGCCGATGCGGTTGCAACCGCTGGCGACCAGGACCGCGGCAACGGTCAGTGTGAGTACTGCCAAACGCATGTTGTTTCTCCTTGGCCTTCCATGTAGTTCCCGCGTGCCGGCCGGGCGCGCGGGGCCGGAAACGATACCCGCAAAAGCAAACGCCGGCGTGATGCCGGCGTTGCCCTGTTCATCCAGCGATGGGACGGATCAACCGTTCCACTTACCCAGCGCGGCCAGACCGTTGTCCTTGGCGCGCTCGTACACGGTCTTCTGGGCAGCGGCGTAGTTGCCCTTCATGTCCTTGGCCCACAGCTTCAGCGCGGCCTGCTGCATGGCGCGGCCGTAGGAGAAGCTCAGCGGCCACGGCAGGTTGCCCAGCTGGTTCATCGCGTTCAGGTGCTCGGTCGACTGTTCGTCGCTCTGGCCACCGGACAGGAACACCACGCCCGGCAGGATCGCCGGCACGGTGCTCTTCAGGCACATCACCGTCGACTCAGCCACTTCCTCGACGTCGGCCTGCTCATCGCAGTTCTTGCCGGAGATGACCATCGACGCCTTCAGGATGGTGCCTTCCAGCAGCACGTTCTGCTGGTACAGCGCGTCGAACAGCGAACGCAGGGTGGCTTCGGTGACTTCGTAGCAGGTCTCGATGTCGTGGTCGCCGTCCATGATCACTTCCGGCTCGACCATCGGCACCAGGCCGCATTCCTGGCACAGTGCGGCGTAACGGGCGAGCGCGTGAGCGTTGGACTCGATGCAGGTGCCCGACGGAATGCTCTCGCCGATGTTGATGACCGCACGCCACTTGGCGAAGCGCGCGCCCAGCTTGTAGTACTCCTGCAGGCGCTCGCGCAGGCCGTCCAGGCCTTCGGTGACCAGCTCGCCCGGGCAGCCGGCCAGCGGGTGCGCACCCTTGTCCACCTTGATGCCCGGAATCATGCCGTGGTCGGCCATGTACTTGGCGAACGGCACGCCGTCCTTGGTCGACTGGCGGATGGTTTCGTCGTACAGGATGGCGCCGGAAATGTGCTCGTTGAGCTTCGGCGTGGTCAGCAGCAGCTCGCGGTAGGCACGACGGTTCTCCTCGGTGTTCTCGATACCGACGCCGGCGAAACGCTTGGCGATGGTAGCGGTGGATTCGTCGATCGCGATGATGCCCTTGCCCGGGGCGACCATGGCCTGGGCGGTTTCGGCCAGCTGTTCGATGCTCATGTATTTCCTGTGGCGGGTGCGGGAAAAACGTAAGTATAGCCCCGCTGCCCGTTGCCCCGGTGTCGAGGGCAGGATGGAAACGATTCCAAGTCTGCACAGGACAAAGAATGTCCTGCCGTTGGGGGTCAGAGCCCCTGCGGGGATCTGACCCCGGGCCGGATCCGCATGGCGGCTCCCGCCCGATGCGGCCCTTTCTTACAGGTCGCCCAGGCCGATGGCGCGGCCGTCGTCGCCCACTTCCAGCAGGCGCAGGGTGTTGGTCGCGCCCAGGGTTTCCATATGCTCACCGCTGGTGAACACGACGCGGTCGCCGGCCTGCAGCAGTTCGGCTTCGACCAGCAGGCGGATGCTGCCCCGCGCCGCTTCGCGCGGGGTCAGGCCACGGCTGTCGAAGTTGATCGGGTAGACATCGCGCATCAGCGCCATCTGACGGCGTGCGCCGTCATGGCGGGTGACCGCGAACACCGGCGCCTTGGCACGGAAACGCGACAGGTAACGCGCAGTGCCACCGGATTCGGTCATCGCCACGATCGCGCGCACGCCCACGTGCTGGGACAGGAACATGGTGGCCATGGCAATGGCCTGGTCGGCGCGTTCCAGGTTGCGCGGCGAAGCGTTGAAGTCGGTCTCGGTCTGGAACTGGCGCTCGGCCCCCAGGCAGATGCGCGCCATCGCTTCGACGGCCTTGACCGGCCAGGCACCGGCAGCGGTCTCGGCCGACAGCATCACCGCATCGGTGCCGTCGATGACCGAGTTGGCCACGTCCAGCACTTCGGCACGGGTCGGGATCGGGCTTTCCACCATCGACTGCAGCATCTGCGTGGCGGTGATCACCACCTTGTTCTGCGCCAGCGAGGCCTTGATGATCTTCTTCTGCAGGCCCGGCAGTTCGGCATCGCCGATTTCCACGCCAAGGTCGCCACGGGCCACCATCACCACGTCGCTGGCCTCGACGATTTCTTCCAGGTTCTCGATGGCCTCGGTGCGCTCGATCTTCGACACCAGCGCAGCATCACAGCCATGCGAGCGGGCGATGTCACGCGCATCGTTCATGTCCTGCGCGTTGCGGCAGAACGACACGGCGATGAAGTCGACGCCGATCTTGGCGACGATGCCGATCAGCTCCTTGTCACGCTCGGTCAGCGCGCCCAGCGACAGGCCGCCGCCCTGCTTGTTCAGGCCCTTGCGGTCGGACAGCACGCCGTCGTTGAGCACGGTGTTGATGATGCGTTCGCCCTGCACCTCCACCACCTGCAGCTGCATCAGGCCGTCGTCGAGCAGCAGCACATCACCCGGGCCGACGTCCTGCGGCAGGCCGAGGTAGCTGACACCGACCTGGGTGGCATCACCCGGGCCGGCGTTGGTGCTGGCGATCAGGTCGAAGCGGTTGCCCGCCTTCAGTTGCACCTTGCCTTCGGCGAAGCGCTCGATGCGGATCTTCGGGCCCGGCAGGTCGGCCAGGATGCCCACTTCCACGCCCACGCGGGCGGCGGCGGCACGCACTTCGGCGGCCCGCTTGGCCTGGCCGGAGGGGTCACCATGGCTGAAGTTGAGGCGCACCACGTTGACGCCGGCGCGGAACAGATCCTCCAGCACGCCCGGCGGATCGGTGGCCGGGCCGAGGGTGGCAAGGATCTTGGTGCGACGCTGACGCTCGAACATGGTGAATGGGCCTCTCCCGATAAAGAACGGAAATTAGCACATCCTTCACGTCGCATGTATACGGTTACAGCCTTGTGCTGCCTGACTTCGCGGGTCATGGAACGGACATGGTCCGGACATACGCTGGCGCAGGGCATTCTGTAGAGCCGAGCCCATGCTCGGCTGGGTACACGCCGAAGCAGCCGAGCATCGGCTCGGCTCTACAGGAGCCTAGGCCAACAGCGTGGTCAGCTGTGCCGGCTCACGGGCCAGCTGGCCCGCACCGGCTTCGGTGAGTTCCGCTTCGCCACCAAAGCCCCACAGCACGCCCACGCTTCGCAGACCGTGGTGGCGCGCGCCCTCGATGTCCATGCGGCGGTCGCCGATCATCCAGCACTGCGCGGGCTGCACCTGCAGCCGACGCAGCGCTTCGCCGACCAGCTCCGGCTTGTGGCTGCGCGAGCCATCCAGGGTCGAACCGACGATCTCCTCGAACAATCCACCAAATGGCAGATGGGCGAGGATGCGCCGCGCGTGTGGCTCGTTCTTGGCAGTGACCACCGCCAGGCGGTGGCCACGACCATGCAGCGCGCGCAGCGTGTCTTCAATCTGCGGGTACACCGTGTGCTCGCGCCAGCCTTCGGCGTCGAAGCGCTCGCGGTAATAGCCCACCGCCTGCTCCACCCGCGCCGGTTCACCGAACAGCGGCGCGAAAGTGGTGCGCAGCGACGGACCGATCCAGCCCAGCAGCGTTTCCTGCGCCGGCACCGGATGGTCCATCTTCTGCAGCGCGTAGGCGATGCAGGCGGTGATGCCCACCTGCGAATCGATCAGCGTGCCGTCCAGATCGAAGAACAGGACATCCTTGCCGTGGTCGGCACTCATGCGCCGCGCGCGTCGAGTGCCGCCACTGCCGGCAGGGTCTTGCCTTCCAGGAACTCCAGGAACGCGCCGCCACCGGTGGAGATGTAGCTGACGTCCTTGGCGATATCGAACTTGTCGACCGCCGCCAGAGTGTCGCCGCCGCCCGCGATGGAGAAGGCCGGCGAGCTGGCGATGGCGCGGGCCAGTGCTTCGGTACCCTTGCTGAAGGCCTCGAACTCGAACACACCGACCGGGCCGTTCCAGACCACGGTGCCGGCCTTTTCGATCAGCCGCGCGTACTGCGCGGCGGTCTGCGGACCGATGTCCAGGATCAGGTCGTCCTCTGCAACGGCGTCGACCGCCTTCACTTCCGCGACGGCGTCGGGCAGGAACTGCTTGGCGGTGACCACGTCCACCGGCAGCGGAATGTCGGCGCCACGTGCCTTGGCATCGGCGACGATCTTCTTCGCGGTATCCAGCAGGTCCGGTTCGTACAGCGACTTGCCGACGTTGTAGCCGGCGGCGGCGATGAAGGTGTTTGCGATGCCGCCACCGACGATCAGCTGATCGACCTTGCCGACCAGGTTGGCCAGCAGTTCCAGCTTGGTGCTGACCTTGCTGCCGGCGACGATGGCCAGCAGCGGCTTGGCCGGTGCATCCAGCGCCTGTGCCAGTGCATCCAGCTCGGCCATCAGCAGCGGGCCACCGGCAGCCACCGGGGCGAAGCGGATGACGCCGTGGGTGGAGGCCTGGGCGCGGTGCGCGGTGCCGAAGGCATCCATCACGAACACATCGCACAGCGCGGCGTACTTCTTCGACAGGGCGTCATCGTCCTTGCCCTCGCCGACGTTCATGCGGCAGTTCTCCAGCAGCACCAGCTGGCCCGGCTGCACGTCGACGCCGTCGATCCAATCGCGCACCAGCGGAACCTCACGGCC
This genomic window from Stenotrophomonas maltophilia contains:
- a CDS encoding class I fructose-bisphosphate aldolase; amino-acid sequence: MSIEQLAETAQAMVAPGKGIIAIDESTATIAKRFAGVGIENTEENRRAYRELLLTTPKLNEHISGAILYDETIRQSTKDGVPFAKYMADHGMIPGIKVDKGAHPLAGCPGELVTEGLDGLRERLQEYYKLGARFAKWRAVINIGESIPSGTCIESNAHALARYAALCQECGLVPMVEPEVIMDGDHDIETCYEVTEATLRSLFDALYQQNVLLEGTILKASMVISGKNCDEQADVEEVAESTVMCLKSTVPAILPGVVFLSGGQSDEQSTEHLNAMNQLGNLPWPLSFSYGRAMQQAALKLWAKDMKGNYAAAQKTVYERAKDNGLAALGKWNG
- the pyk gene encoding pyruvate kinase; translated protein: MFERQRRTKILATLGPATDPPGVLEDLFRAGVNVVRLNFSHGDPSGQAKRAAEVRAAAARVGVEVGILADLPGPKIRIERFAEGKVQLKAGNRFDLIASTNAGPGDATQVGVSYLGLPQDVGPGDVLLLDDGLMQLQVVEVQGERIINTVLNDGVLSDRKGLNKQGGGLSLGALTERDKELIGIVAKIGVDFIAVSFCRNAQDMNDARDIARSHGCDAALVSKIERTEAIENLEEIVEASDVVMVARGDLGVEIGDAELPGLQKKIIKASLAQNKVVITATQMLQSMVESPIPTRAEVLDVANSVIDGTDAVMLSAETAAGAWPVKAVEAMARICLGAERQFQTETDFNASPRNLERADQAIAMATMFLSQHVGVRAIVAMTESGGTARYLSRFRAKAPVFAVTRHDGARRQMALMRDVYPINFDSRGLTPREAARGSIRLLVEAELLQAGDRVVFTSGEHMETLGATNTLRLLEVGDDGRAIGLGDL
- a CDS encoding HAD hydrolase-like protein codes for the protein MSADHGKDVLFFDLDGTLIDSQVGITACIAYALQKMDHPVPAQETLLGWIGPSLRTTFAPLFGEPARVEQAVGYYRERFDAEGWREHTVYPQIEDTLRALHGRGHRLAVVTAKNEPHARRILAHLPFGGLFEEIVGSTLDGSRSHKPELVGEALRRLQVQPAQCWMIGDRRMDIEGARHHGLRSVGVLWGFGGEAELTEAGAGQLAREPAQLTTLLA
- a CDS encoding phosphoglycerate kinase, whose amino-acid sequence is MSIVRMTDLDLSGKRVLIRQDLNVPIENGRITSEQRITASLPTLKRALEQGAAVMVTSHLGRPKEGVWTEADSLAPVAGRLSELLGREVPLVRDWIDGVDVQPGQLVLLENCRMNVGEGKDDDALSKKYAALCDVFVMDAFGTAHRAQASTHGVIRFAPVAAGGPLLMAELDALAQALDAPAKPLLAIVAGSKVSTKLELLANLVGKVDQLIVGGGIANTFIAAAGYNVGKSLYEPDLLDTAKKIVADAKARGADIPLPVDVVTAKQFLPDAVAEVKAVDAVAEDDLILDIGPQTAAQYARLIEKAGTVVWNGPVGVFEFEAFSKGTEALARAIASSPAFSIAGGGDTLAAVDKFDIAKDVSYISTGGGAFLEFLEGKTLPAVAALDARGA